Below is a genomic region from Synechococcales cyanobacterium T60_A2020_003.
TCGAAGCCATGAATGCCCTGGGTTGGGATGTCTATTCCTTCGATCACGAGGATGGTAACGGTCAGTTTGAAACCGATTTCATATATTGTGATGCGCTAAAAATGGCCGATCGCTTCACGTTCTTTCGGCTGATGGTCAAAGAGATTGCCTGCAACCATGGCTTTTTCGCAACCTTTATGCCGAAGCCCTTTGCTAATCGCACGGGCGGCGGTGCTCACTACAACATGTCGTTGGCGGATATTCAAACGGGCAAAAATCTGTTTTATGACCCAGAAGATCCACGCGGCTGCAAGCTTTCTAAGTTGGGCTATCAGTTTATTGCGGGAATCCTGCGCCATGCCCCCGCCATTTGCGCGACTATTGCCCCCACGGTCAATAGCTACAAACGTCTAGTCGCGCGAGGCAGTATGTCTGGTTTTACCTGGGCACCTGTTTACGTGTGCTATGGCAACAACAACCGCACTAATATACTGAGAATTCCGCTAGCCGGGGGACGGGTTGAATGCTGTGCGGCTGATATTTCTAGCAATCTCTATCTAGGGGCGGCGATGATTCTGGCGGCTGGGTTGGAAGGGATTCGGAAAGGACTCGATCCGGGCGACCCCCATACGGAAAATATGTACAACTATTCTCTGGAAGAGTTAGCCGACATGGGCATTCGTTTCCTACCCCGTACCCTGGACGAGGCGATCGCCGCCTTTACGCGTGATCCGTTTATTGAAAAGGTGATGGGTTCTCTCATGTACAAAACCTATGTGGAGTTTAAAACCCAGGAATGGGAAGAGTACCACACCCACGTTTCTGACTGGGAACTTCAGCGCTATCTCAAGTTTTTCTAAGCGTTAGACCTTATCAGGGTGCGATCGCCGTTCACGTCTTACCCCGTTTCACCGCTTTTCATTCCTCACCGAAATCCTATGACATTTTTGAACTCTGCACCTAACATCACCACCTCAACACCTGAACC
It encodes:
- the glnT gene encoding type III glutamate--ammonia ligase, translated to MTASLTPELQALKQSLVEQGVKYAPASFVDIHGMCKAKLVPLSHFDQMMAGSELFTGAALDGVPQDVSDEEVSARPDPNSATILPWNPEIVWFASDLYLQGQPFEACCRGILKRVLAEAASMGFTFNLGVETEFFILKEGNGKAVPISDRDTLAKPCYDLQGLLDNYTWVTEIVEAMNALGWDVYSFDHEDGNGQFETDFIYCDALKMADRFTFFRLMVKEIACNHGFFATFMPKPFANRTGGGAHYNMSLADIQTGKNLFYDPEDPRGCKLSKLGYQFIAGILRHAPAICATIAPTVNSYKRLVARGSMSGFTWAPVYVCYGNNNRTNILRIPLAGGRVECCAADISSNLYLGAAMILAAGLEGIRKGLDPGDPHTENMYNYSLEELADMGIRFLPRTLDEAIAAFTRDPFIEKVMGSLMYKTYVEFKTQEWEEYHTHVSDWELQRYLKFF